Below is a genomic region from Streptomyces sp. NBC_00461.
ACGCCCCCTGCAACTGCTCTACTGCACGCACCAGTCCGTCGATGCCGCGCAGCCCATGCCCCTTGCCGATGTGCTGCCACTGCGGGAGGAACTGGGCGAGCGCGGCCGGCGCCACCGGCTCCAGCTCGTGCCGCAGCGCGGCAAGGGAACGGCGACGCAGACGGCGCAGCACGGCCGCGTCGCACCACTCCTGGCCGATGCCCGCCGGGTGGAACTCCCCTTGTACGACACGGCCGTTCGCGGCGAGGCGCTGCAGCGCGCCCTCGGTGACCGCCACGCCCAGGCCGAAGCGGGCAGCCGCGGTGGTCGACGTGAAGGGGCCGTGGGTGCGTGCGTAACGGGCGAGGAGGTCGCCGAGCGGATCCTTCACCGGTTCCGTGAAGGCCTCCGGGACGCCGACCGGCAGGGCTGTGCCGAGGGCGTCGCGCAGGCGGCCCGCATCCTCGATCGCCGCCCAGTGGTCGGCGCCGGCGACACGGACCTTGATCGCGCGGCGGGCGCGGGCCAGCTCCTGCGCCCACGGGGGCTCGGCGCCTCGCTCGACCAGCTCGGCGTCGGTCAGGGGGCCGAGCAGGCGCAGAAGGTCGGCGACTCCCTCGGCGTCCTTGACGCGCCGGTCCTCGGTGAGCCACTGGAGCTCACGCTCCAGCTCGGTCAGCACTTCGGCGTCGAGCAGCTCCCGCAGCTCCGCCTGGCCCAGCAGCTCGGCCAGCAGCCGCGAGTCCAGGGAGAGCGCGGCGGCGCGGCGCTCGGCGAGCGGCGAGTCCCCCTCGTACAGGAACTGGGCGACGTATCCGAAGAGGAGGGAGCGGGCGAAGGGGGAGGGCTCGGGAGTGGTGACCTCGACCAGGCGCACCTTGCGGGACTCCAGGTCGCCCATCAGCTCGACCAGCCCGGGTACGTCGAAGACGTCCTGGAGGCACTCGCGGACCGCCTCCAGGACGATCGGGAACGAGCCGAACTCGCTGGCCACCTGGAGAAGTTGGGACGCGCGCTGGCGCTGCTGCCACAGCGGGGTGCGCTTGCCCGGGTTGCGGCGGGGCAGCAGCAGCGCGCGGGCGGCGCACTCGCGGAAGCGGGACGCGAACAGGGCGGAGCTGCCGACCTGGTCGGTGACGACCTGGTTCACCTCGCCCTTGTCGAAGACGACGTCAGCAGCGCCCACGGGCGCCTGGTCGGCGTCGTATTCCGTGCCCGCCTTCATCGGTTTCTGGTCGAGCAGGTCCAGGCTCATGAGGTCGGCGTCGGGCAGGCGCAGGACGATGCCGTCGTCGGCGTGCATGACCTGGGCGTCCATGCCGTACCGCTCGGAGAGCTTGGCGCCGAGGGCGAGGGCCCACGGGGCGTGCACCTGGGCGCCGAAGGGGGAGTGCACGACGACCCGCCAGTCGCCGAGCTCGTCACGGAAGCGCTCGACGACGATCGTGAGGTCGTCCGGGACGTGGCCGCAGGCCTCGCGCTGCTCGTCCAGATACGACAGGACGTTGTCCGCGGCCCAGGCGTCCAGGCCCGCAGCGAGGAGGCGCAGTCGGGCGTCCTCCTTGGGCAGCGAGCCCACCTCGCGCAGGAACTGGCCCACCGCGCGGCCCAGTTCGAGCGGCCGGCCCAGCTGGTCGCCCTTCCAGAAGGGGAGTCGGCCCGGCACGCCCGGCGCGGGGGAGACCAGGACGCGGTCGCGCGTGATGTCCTCGATGCGCCAGGAACTGGTGCCGAGCGTGAAGACATCGCCGACCCGTGACTCGTAGACCATCTCCTCGTCCAGCTCGCCGACCCGGCCGCCGCCCTTCTTGGGGTCGGCTCCGGCGAGGAAGACCCCGAAGAGCCCGCGGTCGGGGATGGTGCCCCCGGAGGTGACGGCGAGGCGCTGGGCGCCGGGGCGGCCCGTGATCGTGCCGGCGACGCGGTCCCACACCACGCGCGGGCGCAGCTCGGCGAACGCGTCGGACGGGTAGCGGCCCGCGAGCATGTCGAGGACAGCCGTGAACGCCGACTCGGGGAGCGAGGCGAAGGGGGCGGCGCGGCGGACCGTGGCGAGAAGGTCGTCGACCTGCCAGGTGTCCAGCGCCGTCATCGCCACGATCTGCTGTGCCAGCACGTCCAGGGGGTTGGTGGGGACCTTCAGGGACTCGATGGAACCGGTGCGCATGCGCTCGGTGACCACGGCCGCCTGGACGAGGTCGCCGCGGTACTTCGGGAAGACCACGCCGGTGGAGACCGCGCCCACCTGGTGTCCCGCGCGGCCGACGCGCTGCAGGCCGGAGGCGACGGACGGCGGGGACTCGACCTGGACGACGAGGTCGACCGCCCCCATGTCGATGCCCAGTTCGAGGCTCGAGGTCGCGACCACGGCGGGCAGGCGGCCCGCCTTGAGGTCCTCCTCGACGAGGGCGCGCTGCTCCTTCGAGACCGAGCCGTGGTGGGCACGCGCGATGACGGGCGGCGCGCCCTGCGCCGCTCCGGAGCCGCCCATGAGTTCGGCCGGTGCGTGGTGCTCGTCCAGGGGTTCGCCGGTGGCCCGCTCGTACGCGATCTCGTTGAGCCTGTTGCACAGGCGCTCCGCGAGGCGGCGGGAGTTGGCGAACACGATCGTGGAGCGGTGAGCCTGGACGAGGTCGGCGATCCGCTCCTCGACGTGCGGCCAGATCGACGGGCGCTCCGCGCCTTCGGATCCCTCGGCGACCGGTGAGCCGCCCAGCTCGCCCAGGTCCTCGACCGGGACGACGACCGAGAGGTCGAACTCCTTGCCCGACTTCGGCTGGACGATCTCCACCTTGCGGCGCGGCGAGAGGTAGCGGGCGATCTCGTCGACCGGGCGGACGGTCGCGGAGAGGCCGATGCGTCGGGCCGGCTTCGGCAGGATCTCGTCCAGCCGCTCCAGGGAGAGCGCGAGATGGGCGCCGCGCTTGGTGCCCGCCACAGCGTGCACCTCGTCGAGGATCACCGTCTCGATGCCGGTCAGCGCGTCGCGCGTGGCTGACGTCAGCATCAGGAAAAGGGACTCCGGGGTGGTGATCAGAATGTCCGGAGGCCGGGTGGACAGGGCGCGGCGCTCGGCGGGCGGGGTGTCGCCTGAGCGGATGCCCACCTTCACCTCGGGCTCGGGCAGCCCCAGGCGTACGGATTCCTGGCGGATGCCGGTCAGCGGGCTGCGGAGGTTGCGCTCGACGTCGACCGCGAGGGCCTTGAGCGGTGACACGTACAGGACGCGGCAACGCTTGCGGGGGTCGGCCGGCGGGGGTGTCGAGGCCAGCTGGTCCAGGGCGGCGAGGAACGCGGCCAGAGTCTTGCCGGAACCGGTGGGGGCCACCACCAGCACGTCCGACCCCGCACCGATGGCCTGCCACGCGCCCGCCTGGGCCGCGGTGGGCGCGGAGAAGGCCCCCGTGAACCAGCCGCGGGTCGCGGGGGAGAAGCCGTCGAGGGCTCGGTGTGCGGAGCTGACCATGCGTCCATCCTGCACCCGACCACTGACAACTGCTCTGACCTGGGAAGACGACGGATCGAATCGGATCTGGAGCAGGGCCGCCCGCCGTGGGGGTGGGAAGCCGCCTGCTGAGAGGGCCGAGAGCCAGCCGCCGTGAGGTCGAGAGCCGTCCGTCGTGAGGGCCGAGAATGGAGGCATGGCGAGTTCGGGGAAGGAGCTGGCGCGGCACTGGCAGTACGCCGAGCTGCCCGGGGTCGATCTGCTGCGGGCTCGGTACATCCGCAAGGAGTTTGTGCGGCACACGCACGAGAACTTCGTGATCGCCGCCATCGCGGACGGGGTCGAGGTCTTTCATCACCGCGGGGCCGATCAGTACGCCGGGGCGGGGGCGCTCGCACTGGTCAATCCTGATACCCCGCACACGGGGAGGGCCGGCGTGCCTGAGGGGTGGCGGTACGGGGCCGTGTATCCGTCGGCCGACGTGGTGGGCGCGATCGCCGCCGAGACCACTCTCATCCGCGGGACGCCGGGGTTCGTCAGCCCGGTGCTCGACGATCCGTACACCGTGGTGCTCGTGCATCAGGTGCTGCGTGCCGCCGAGGACGGCAACGCGCTGGCCGCCGACACGCTGCTGCGGGTCGCCGTGACCAGGCTGCTGCGGCTGAACGGCGGGCCGCTCCCGCAACGGGAGGTCCGGACGGCAGGAGCCCGGATCGCGGCACGCGCGCGTGCCGTGCTCGAGGAGCACATGGTCGAGCCACCGACCCTGGAGAGACTCGCGGCCGATCTCGGTACCAGGCCGTTCGCGCTGCTGCGGGCGTTCCGGGACGCCTACGGGATGCCGCCCCACACCTGGCTCACGGACGCCCGGGTGCGGCAGGCGCGGCGGCTGCTGGACGCCGGTACGACGCTCGCCGAGGCGGCCCTCGCCGTCGGGTTCACCGATCAGCCGCACCTGAACCGCCACTTCACCCGGATCGTCGGCGTGCCCCCGGGCGCGTACCGGCGGGAGCGCAAGAACGTACAAGACGCGCGCGGGGGACTGCTCCTACCGTCGGACGTGTGGCAGAACAGACAGCACTCGCGGACATACGCCCCGGGGACGGCGGAAAACCGGACGCCGTCGTCGTACGGGACGCACTCGGAGTCGGCGTCGCCGTAGGACTGTCCGGCTTCGCCTTCGGGGTGACCTCGGCCGGCAGCGGGCTCACGGTGCTGCAGACCTGCGCGCTCAGCCTCCTGGTGTTCACCGGAGCGTCCCAGTTCGCGCTCGTGGGGGCGCTCTCGGCCGGGGGCAACCCGCTCACGGCAGCGGCGGGCGCCTTCTTCCTGGGTGTGCGCAACGCCTTCTACGGGCTGCGCCTGTCCCAGTTGCTGGCCCTCCCGCGCGCGGTGCGGCCGTTCGCCGCCCAGTGGGTCATCGACGAGACGACCGCGGTCGCGCTGGCGCAGCCCACACGGCGCAGCACGCGGATCGGGTTCGCCGTCACCGGGCTCAGCCTGTACGTGCTGTGGAACCTCACCACGCTGCTCGGCGCACTGGGCGCCAAGGCCATCGGGGACACCGACGCATGGGGCCTCGACGCGGCAGGCCCCGCCGTCTTCCTGGCGCTGCTCGCGCCGATGCTCAAGACCACCACCGAGCGCACCGTCGCCGGCCTCGCAGTCCTCCTGGGGCTCGGTCTGCTGCCCGTGCTGCCCGCCGGAGTGCCCGTCCTGGTGGCTGCGCTCGCGGCGCCCGCCGT
It encodes:
- a CDS encoding ATP-dependent helicase, which produces MVSSAHRALDGFSPATRGWFTGAFSAPTAAQAGAWQAIGAGSDVLVVAPTGSGKTLAAFLAALDQLASTPPPADPRKRCRVLYVSPLKALAVDVERNLRSPLTGIRQESVRLGLPEPEVKVGIRSGDTPPAERRALSTRPPDILITTPESLFLMLTSATRDALTGIETVILDEVHAVAGTKRGAHLALSLERLDEILPKPARRIGLSATVRPVDEIARYLSPRRKVEIVQPKSGKEFDLSVVVPVEDLGELGGSPVAEGSEGAERPSIWPHVEERIADLVQAHRSTIVFANSRRLAERLCNRLNEIAYERATGEPLDEHHAPAELMGGSGAAQGAPPVIARAHHGSVSKEQRALVEEDLKAGRLPAVVATSSLELGIDMGAVDLVVQVESPPSVASGLQRVGRAGHQVGAVSTGVVFPKYRGDLVQAAVVTERMRTGSIESLKVPTNPLDVLAQQIVAMTALDTWQVDDLLATVRRAAPFASLPESAFTAVLDMLAGRYPSDAFAELRPRVVWDRVAGTITGRPGAQRLAVTSGGTIPDRGLFGVFLAGADPKKGGGRVGELDEEMVYESRVGDVFTLGTSSWRIEDITRDRVLVSPAPGVPGRLPFWKGDQLGRPLELGRAVGQFLREVGSLPKEDARLRLLAAGLDAWAADNVLSYLDEQREACGHVPDDLTIVVERFRDELGDWRVVVHSPFGAQVHAPWALALGAKLSERYGMDAQVMHADDGIVLRLPDADLMSLDLLDQKPMKAGTEYDADQAPVGAADVVFDKGEVNQVVTDQVGSSALFASRFRECAARALLLPRRNPGKRTPLWQQRQRASQLLQVASEFGSFPIVLEAVRECLQDVFDVPGLVELMGDLESRKVRLVEVTTPEPSPFARSLLFGYVAQFLYEGDSPLAERRAAALSLDSRLLAELLGQAELRELLDAEVLTELERELQWLTEDRRVKDAEGVADLLRLLGPLTDAELVERGAEPPWAQELARARRAIKVRVAGADHWAAIEDAGRLRDALGTALPVGVPEAFTEPVKDPLGDLLARYARTHGPFTSTTAAARFGLGVAVTEGALQRLAANGRVVQGEFHPAGIGQEWCDAAVLRRLRRRSLAALRHELEPVAPAALAQFLPQWQHIGKGHGLRGIDGLVRAVEQLQGASVPASALEKLVLPSRVANYTPAMLDELTAAGEIVWAGAGALPGKDGWVSLYLADAAPLLLPPPHPLELTALHQSVLDALSGGYGLFFRQITDQVRATTHPDVTDPQLADTVWDLAWSGHLTNDTLTPMRSLLGSGRTAGSTAHRAKRSVPRGRYGSLTAAARPASRSGPPTVAGRWSLLPPREADPTVRAHAVARTLLDRHGVVTRGAVSAEGIEGGFSATYRILSAFEESGQARRGYVVEGLGAAQFAMDGAVDRLRAVSNARDRGEALPQPFADGAPGAFPAAPFGSPHAFTAPGDHTADADPPHGHTPHDPYDPNDPGTFDWTAGFESADGSTPTGDIPSGGTPPDDAARRSGPGFELTGFTDDSGFPPAPGSRDEYISPRDYPAPGAGGPRGGPGSAPGSYGSAFPGHRPRPAPESRAVVLAAADPANAYGAALPWPEPPTGAGHKPGRKAGSLVVLVDGELTLYMERGGKTLLAWPTDPDSAPADDPRLQAAAQALSTAARAGSLGTVTVERVNGVSALTSPIGALLEGAGFIATPRGLRLRA
- a CDS encoding AraC family transcriptional regulator — protein: MASSGKELARHWQYAELPGVDLLRARYIRKEFVRHTHENFVIAAIADGVEVFHHRGADQYAGAGALALVNPDTPHTGRAGVPEGWRYGAVYPSADVVGAIAAETTLIRGTPGFVSPVLDDPYTVVLVHQVLRAAEDGNALAADTLLRVAVTRLLRLNGGPLPQREVRTAGARIAARARAVLEEHMVEPPTLERLAADLGTRPFALLRAFRDAYGMPPHTWLTDARVRQARRLLDAGTTLAEAALAVGFTDQPHLNRHFTRIVGVPPGAYRRERKNVQDARGGLLLPSDVWQNRQHSRTYAPGTAENRTPSSYGTHSESASP
- a CDS encoding AzlC family ABC transporter permease; translation: MAEQTALADIRPGDGGKPDAVVVRDALGVGVAVGLSGFAFGVTSAGSGLTVLQTCALSLLVFTGASQFALVGALSAGGNPLTAAAGAFFLGVRNAFYGLRLSQLLALPRAVRPFAAQWVIDETTAVALAQPTRRSTRIGFAVTGLSLYVLWNLTTLLGALGAKAIGDTDAWGLDAAGPAVFLALLAPMLKTTTERTVAGLAVLLGLGLLPVLPAGVPVLVAALAAPAVLCLEGRRKGTSHNDARGNDVPGDAHEDHVPGDAHRNDIPRENDVPEEDR